The genomic interval AGCGTAAAATTGCACCAAATTGAGTTTTGAGCTGACCacattttttggttttccctgCTGCACTGGAACGGTGGGCGTTTGCGGCctgtgtgtgggcgtggcagtctgGAAAACCGCAAATGATAATTTGCATTGTGCCAATAACAACAAAGCAAACATTTGCAATCAAATTCGATgaaaactcttttttttttgtttgtgtttttttgtcTATGTCTTTTTGGTAATTTGCCTTGTGGGCAGTGGGCGTGTGCGTGGGCGTGAAAAGTGGGCTAAGAGAGATTACATCATTAGTTGGTCCAAATACTGGAGGTCAGACTTCAAATGATTTATGTAGCAACCTGAAGAGTAATTGTCTTTTTCGCGTTTTCTTTATTTCGGTTGATTTCatcatttattaataaactaGCTATGTAAACAAAgttatgaaaaatgttgtaaatatttgttaactTCGATGGTTTTCAGTTTGACAAAAGAAAATGTGTATAGAGTTTTTTACTTAAACTAGCTTAAATTTAGCAAAATCTACAGttttttacttaaatttaGCAAAATCTTTTCCAGTTTAACTGCATTTCATAATCTGTTGCTTTCCTGTTTGTTAATTTCTTTCTTCATTTGTTATAATAACTTCTATAAGTTTCCCCATTTATAATTTCGAGTTGTGGGTCAAAGTCTTTGAAAAAATGAtgttataaaagaaaaagtaaaccgtgaacataaaaaatgggcaaaaataaaaacaaagttataTGAAAACATGGTTGGCCAGAGTCAAACGGGTTATGCGCTTGACCAGCTAGCTGGCTATATCCACAGCCTTAataaatgtggaaaatgttaAGTATACCAGAAATTTAAAGCCATGGAGTGTGTGTGGAGTAACGTGcagtgcaaaataaatacaaaggAGGAGCAAGTattgtataaataattttctcTAATTAATTGTACAACTTTGGATGGTCTGGCTGGTGTTAAAGCTGCTCACCTGAGCCTTTCCGCTTTTGGTGGTTTTCATATAGGCGGGATTTCGCATTAAAAGCGAACCAGCCACTGGGTGGTTGTCCAACACTTTGACAGCATTTTTCAAATCGcaattttcgtttttgccCGGCTAATTTAACGCGcatttttctggcattttTCCTTAACTTTATCcatatatacgtatatgtatttatttgtgaCAACATTTGCAGGATGCCAACATCTTGGCCGCACCCAGCCACCACATCCAGAGCCACATTTATGACTTGCCACAGCAAATGCAGCCAcatcagcaccaccatccccaccaccagcagcaacaacaacaacaacagcagcagcaacaacaacagcaacaacaacatcagcaacaacaacaacatcaactaAATGTCGAGGCTGTCATATTGCAGAATCAGGTGGATACATTGCATTGGCAATTGAAACAGGTGAGTGAATGAGCCGGCGAAAGGCAGACCAAGAAAAATCCGCAACCAAACAAAAGACTCAAGACACAAACGTGACTTGTGATTTCTGTTCTCGACTTGGAGGGAACTGTGTTAAGTGCCAAGTGAACCCCACAACCCAACAACCCCACAACAAACCCCATCTCGATCTCGATCTGCTTTGGCTGAACACTTCTGTTTGCTGCCCTCCTTGGATCAACCTGTTTTCCTGTCTCTGgcattttttattcaaatagTTCTCACGCTTAATTTACTCAAAtcggaatggaaatggaaatgtacGAGATGTGGAGAGCGATTCCGTCATCAGACATACTCGCTtgttagtttctgttcttttaCACTGTAATTTTTGTGAAGAATTCTTTAATTGGAAATAGTTTTACTCTAGCGAATTAAATAGTTCAAAGAAAGGGGTATTTCTTTAAAAGCAAGCTTTAAGAAAAGGGTATTTCTTTAAAAGCAAGCTTTAAGTTTTCACTACTTACTACTCCCTTATCTACTACTCCGAATATCTTCTTATATGAAAACAGCTTTGTACCTATAATCTTAAtcttgtttaatattttaccTGTGTACCAATCAAGGCACTTCCTTTCCCCATAGTTCCCAACTGCCCCATCGCAATTAGGCGGCGGAATTCTTCTCGGTCGCTTAATTATAGACTCGCAGTGTGGTCGGTTGGGGCTTTTCTATGGATGGCTTTGTTCTGGTCTTTGGTCATCGTGTGTCTTTCATTGTCTTTCGACCATTTcctttggccaacagctgcaTTAATTTTATACTTCCTCACAAAAGGTTGCTAATGGAGCTGACGGGTTTCTGCCGTCTGAAGAACCTTACTGTTAAAGTGAGAAGCGCCACGATTGAATCTTAACAATTCTGATTGGTATCTATATGGTGTGTAATAATAAGTTGGGCATCAATGAAGTGACTTGGGCATTCTGAAAATGCTTAAACAGGATTTCTAGAGGCACTCACACAGAATGAATTGATTAAAGCTGCTGTAAagaatttacaaattatagGTAGGTTTTTTAGCTTGGCTAATGCAAGAATTCGTGGGAATCTCACTTTAAATGGGATTTGTCTACGATCTGTATAGTTCCTAAAATAGTTTTGGTATTTTAAACAACTAATAAAATCCAGTAGCTTGGGTATTAAAAGTAACTAATAAAAATCGAGTAGATTGGCACTTATGTTTGTATATTATAAGTCTATATCATAAATCTAATATTTCAACTTCTACGGCTGGATGACTAATTTTTCCCCAACTGTCTAAGATTTTCCCCAATCGAAAACTAGACCATCACACTAAGCCGGCTTTGCTCCCAATTGACCGAATCGAACTTTGAACTCGAAACCGACAAAATGACCTTCAACGTTCACATTGGTTACGCTGAGATCTGGGATCCAACGTGGTCAGTTTCTCCCCTCCGAACACTTTCAATTCGAGGCTATTCTATGCAACGCGTAATCAGCCAACGGATGCCGCTGAAAGAGCGAAAATATTTACGctttcatttcgatttaatgCGCTTTAAATGAGCCCCAATGAAGTTGACTTGGAAAGCCGGCGATCTGCGCtttggaaaattgcaaaaagaaaacaaagcagtgaccagaaaaaaaaaaaaaatgaaaataataagaaaagataaatattttctgtaGTTTGCCACGTTTCTTGTTTGGCGAACGGAAAACTAAACTGGGTTAGAAGGCAGGAAAACCGCgttggaaaaactttttgccattatAAATGAAACGAAAAATCCATGCAGGCGTGGGTGGAACCCAGGCGagattgattgattgattgattgagtGAGTAGACGATGTAGACGATGCAGTCGATGGGAGGGAAccgcatttaatttatgcaccGTGGAGATCCCAGACTGAACAGACCGGTGTAGCCAGGAAATGCGTTGAATGTGGAAGCTGCTGCCAGGCCAAGCGAGTCCGAATCGGAATCaaaatccgaatccgaatccaagTGCGAGTGCGAATCCGAATCCTCTCAGCTCCAATTGCTCGACAATGGCTGAAACACTTTGGgcattaatgaaattaaacaaagCATAACAAATTCGAAATCAaatacagcagcagcagcagcaatgcgccgacaacaatttccacatcattttcaaataaatctCAGACACACGAAAACAATTCGTAATTCGAATGAAAACCTTTGGCAAACACGCAGTAGGAAAACCTCCGAAAACGGAAAAACGTCCAATGGAAAATTAGCAACAATTTTCAAGCGTTGCAATAGCAACGAATGCATCGCCAACTTACATAATCAGCCAGACACCAACTATTTTGGCATCGTGTGAAGCCCCCCCAAAATACCagtagatatatatatgtatatacatatactcgtacatacatatacccaaccgttttggccaattttcaAATGGGAGGTGGGCGTGTGCCAGCCAGCCAGGTGATGGCAATCGGCAATCTTAACGCCTTTTTGAGGTCTCTGCCAATTTGGCAAGCGCCATAGTTTCGAATGGCATTTGATAATTAGACAATTTGGCCCACAGAAGTTAACCAAAACTGACATAGCCCCACCATCAACTTGGCCAAAGATGCTGATATGGCCCAAAGACCCACAGGCACAATGAAGTGAAGAGAAATGCGCAGAGTAAGGGGCGCGATAACAAATCAAGTGAAAGTTTTTATAggctgatgatgatgcttATGCTGATGCTGATACTGCTGCTCCATAAATGTTTGCTGCCAAGCAAAATCATTTataattaacataaataataaattaaagtcaTCGGTTCAAATGCATTATCAATGTGTCAAAGCAATGACCTGGCACATTGGAGCAAAGCTGTAAAACTTGTAGGGGAAATGCAAAGTGAGTTGGCTGGCGAAAGGTCGATTGAATAGGATTTACATGAAGATCTATAGATAACACAGAGCTGAAAGCACACTTAAAATATGGGCCATAAAGTTTCTGAGGTTACATTCCCAAAGAGAGAGATACAATACTTGAAACTAGCCTTATAAAGCTACTAAAGTTACTCTAAATCCATTTATAATCCTACATTTCAGACCGAAACCAATTGCGAGATGTACCGAGCGGTGATGGAGGAGGTAGCCCGCTTCTTTGAGCGATaccaactgcagcagcaactgcagcagacCCAACGCAATGGCGAGCAGATAGCCCGCTCCAAGAGTCTGCATCATGTCCATGGAGTGGGCAACACCTCGCTGCAGAGCGATGCCCGGGATGATGACGCCTCCAGTGGCGGATCCGCTTCATATCTACGCGCCCGGAGCAGCACCAATTTGATGTTGAATAAATCAATGCATGCCATGGATGAGGAGCATAATTACGAGACGATTGCACCAGCTGGCAGCTATAATGCCTTCAAGGATTTCACTTGGTAAGCTGAGTTCCATACCAGTGCTAATAAGTTTCGAAACTATTAATAACCGAATTTATGTTTCCCTCCGCCACAGGCGTCGATCCCCAAAGAAGTCTGGAGGCAGTGGCGGTTGCAAGTCACGGCTATCGGCACCGGAGGCAGCCGAGGAGAAGCTGAATCAGGAGGCCTTTCGTTTGGCCAGAACCATAAGGAATCTCCTGCACACCTCGGAACAGCAGCCAGATCTCACGCAGCCGCGGCACTCGCTTGCTTCGATTTCATCGCTGCCCTCGGGAAATCATCGTCTATGCAAGGGAAAAACCAGTTCGGTGATGACACTGCTAACGCCACCATTGCACAATTCCACGAGCATCATGAGTGCCACACTGGAGACACCATCGCCGGGCGGGAAATCAAATGCGGAACTCATCTTTCTGCGGGCCAACAACATGCGCGACTCGAGGCTATCGCTGCGCAGCTCCACCGACAGTTCCGTGCATTCCACCATCTCCTCGACGgcatcctcctcctcgaaAGTGGAAACGGACGAGGAGACGCAGACCCAGACCACCGCCAGCAACACAGCCATCAGTAATATCAtcagcaatagcaatagcaatagcaaacCCAGCAGCAATAAGCAGAGCGGTTCCAGTACCGAGGATGAGAGTGGCTTCAGTTCGATTAGCTCCTTTCACGATGTCGGCCTGCCCCTGAGTTCCACCTTGATGAATGGCAACCAGCGGCGCCTCTCCATGTCCTCGGACAGCAGGAACTCCACACTAAAGTCCGGCTTGAATATGGTGGGGCTGCCTATGCAAAACCAGACGCAAATTCAAGTGCAGGTTCAAGCTCAGATTTCCAGCGGACCATCGCCCTCGAAAACCTACCGCAATGCGAATCGCTACCAGCGCTTCTCCACTTTATCCAACGAGGATGCAGCCGCTGTTTTATGGGTctgaaataatttatgaatctatttgagatacttttcaaaaaatgGTTAcgaaaaacctttttttttttaatttttgtataccCCGTAGCTGTTTCGATTGGTTTTCTCTAGTGCCTCCGCTTAGTGTTAAGTTGACCATTGAATATAGAGTGCATACATTTTCAGTTTGTAtgttatgatttttgtaagAACCAAGCGCGCATTTCTATGTTAACAATATGTAAATTGATTTGTCTTAAGTTTTGCAGTatttataaatgaataaaaataatttataacatAAAACCAGCATAGTATACTGCTTATTTCACGTCATTTGTTGTGCGTGTGTCATTGTTTCACATCCTTCTTTTCGATACGTTTCGTTTAGGTCTTAGAAAAATGTGCTAAAGTAATTTTGGTTATTAGTAAGCAATCCCCACTCGAATCCCAACTAAATTCGTTGAGACCACAACCGTTGCGGAGGTCACcatataaattaaagtaatCTGTTCGcagcaaaacaataaaaaaccatCATCACAACAACATGGCCAGTGCACAAGTGCAAAGTTTTGATTTCAAGAAGCAGCAGGATCAGCACCATCAACTGGACAACATCCAAAAGCATCAGCACCACGAAGGTGTGCCACTGGAGAGCAAAGCGCAAGAGCCCATTGATGAAGAGCTATGCCAGGTGGAGTACAAGCATCCGTTGGAGCATGTGTGGACGCTGTGGTATTTGGAAAACGATCGCACCAAGCACTGGAAGGACATGCTGAACGAGATTACCGAGATCGACAGTGTGGAGACCTTCTGGAGCTTGTACTATACCATCAAGACCCCATCCGAGCTGAAGATTGGATGCGACTACTCCATGTTCAAGAAGGGCATAAAGTAGGATACAATCATTGCACATTGTGAGAAGCTAACTTAAATACTCTAATCCCAAAGACCAATGTGGGAGGATGAGGCCAACATCAAGGGTGGTCGCTGGCTGGTCACCGCGGGCAAAAGTGCCAAGGTGGAACTGGATCGCATTTGGCTGGACATACTCCTGATGATGGTGGGCCAGACCTTTGAATACTCCGACGAGATCTGCGGCGCTGTGATCAACATACGCGCCAAGAGCAACAAGATCTGTAAGTTTATTAGCTATGCTCCACATTGATATAGAAAGTATGCATTACAGCGGTTTGGACGGCCAACGGGAGTAACGAAATGGCCATTCTGGAGATCGGCCAGAAGCTGAAGATACTCTTGCATGTGCCATCGCATAATTTGCAGTATCAACTTCATTCCGATGCAATGTGCAAAATCAATTCGGGCGTCAAATCGGTTTATACACTCTGAAAGCGAGCGTTTGGGTCCTCTACgttactatatatttttatttttgtacacCAGATTCGTATGTGTGGAAGATTAGATTGGCTTAGTGTATATGAATATTTACTTGGAATTGCCCTTAAACGAAATTGTCTGAGATactaaattaaaaaaccaaatttcCAACGCGCAGCAATGGCATCTTTTGGGGTGAGGTTTAATACTTTGTGACTGTGTAATTCCTTGCCTACTTTGCAGCTTTAAAACTAAGAATAAAAAATGCTGGaggttttaaaaatgtttttctttaatcatTGTTCATGTGTTAACTTAAACATCATCATGCTTTGAATGCCTTACGACTTAGGGCCGTAATTGCCTACTCAAGCAAAATCGTTGAGTTATAATCAATATGGTAAGATagggtttttaaaaaatttactCAGTAAACATTCACAGCTTGTTGCGGTGTGGCGATCATCCGACCGAAACCCATTCGAATCGATCGTTCGGTGCGTGCGTGAATGCGATCCCTAGTCACTGCAATGAGTAGTTGGTTACATTTAGCGACGCGACACAATTATTCGGGCACGGGAGTACACATATGGAGAACTATTTACAAGTTAATCATGATCAATCGATAGCAGCTCGTAGCAAACGCTTCAACATTCGCCAGCTTCATATCGACAGGTGCAGCTTAACAATACATTTTACAATCTAAACAATATTGGACGCGTGATAATTTGTTTCTGGTTGTTTTGTGAGATTACGAATTCGAAACTTGCATATATGCACTCGGACATGGGGCCACCCACACCCAAGGAATAACACTGCAAACGAGTCTCTCGCCAAGAGAGACATCCAAAATGGAATACACAAATTGACTGCGGAGTCATCATCAGCACTAAATGCGGCCCACAACGGCCTTGTTTTTCCGCGTGGGTTGCACCGAGAGTGGCGGCACCACTAGCATCTCCGATTGCGTTGACGGCGAACTGCTTCGCATGCTTGCACAGTCCTCATCATCTACCTCctacaaaaatataatcatTCATCAGTTGTCGTTCATTTCGGATTTTGTAGTTGTACACACATTTATATTCGTGCAGCTGGCCAAACGCATCTGGGCCAATTGAGAGGCGGGCGTTAGAGAGTTGGTGCTGCCAAACGGCGAAGTCATCATCGTAGAAACGGCCCGTTTCAGTTTGTTGGGCGTCTTGTTGAAGGAGAAAGCACGACCCACCTAAAGCAATGAAACTTAGTATTAGAAAAGTTTAAAGGTAACAAAATTCTAAGGACTCACCTTGAGTCGCGTTTTTGCCGCAAGTTTAAAGGCCTTGCTGAGCGTGCTGACATTCACATCGCTTATGTCCACCTCCAGTTCCTGTGAGGTACGACAAATCAAAAGTTTGTCCTGCAAGAAAAGGAACATTAATACCAGAATAATAAACTATGTAGGCTTCCACTTACCGCATCAGTACGGCAGGTATGAGCTGCAATCTGGTTGCACAATTTCTTTACGTAGACCGACTTATCCGTCTCCTCATCACTGATCGTAAACGTATAGAGCTTCTCCTTATCGCCCCGCAAGAGCAAACCAAAAGCCCTTGGACTATCCGAGATGTCAATCACTAACCGGATCGTATTTAGCGATATCAGCTTAAGATGCTTATGCGTCTTCGCAGTGCTCGGCGATTTTGCAGTGTTAAATCCTTTAGAACGCCGCTTGCACAGCTCAATGGAATCGGAGAACAGGTACAGAACCAGGCTATCACCACGACCGCTAAGCGAATCGGAGAGCTCGTTCACCTCACACTTTAAGATAAAGCTGCGGTTGGAGCTCACTAAATGCGCCGGACACCCTTCGATATCGTTGAATATATCGAAGATGGCCATGCGCGATTCGGTTCGCCTTTTGTCCTCGTTGATGTGCAGTGTCACCTGCTTGATGGCCTTCAGGGCCTCCTCCAAACGTCCGTGATCCGCATTGCCACTGGTCGTGTGTTTCAGAATATCATTCAGCAGCAGACTGATACTAGGCAGTCGCTGAACCGGACGGATCATTAGATCCTGTAGACCTTGGCGTCCGCACTCCGGTTTTGTCTGATTGATCTTCAGAAAGGCGTGGAAACGCGGATATTCCCGATCGCAGTACTGCAATTGCTCCTTCATTTGCTCGAAGAAGTTGACGTATGGTGGATAGGCCTTTATCAGTTCGTCGCGATGCTGAATGATTATGTCTCCAATTAGACAATCTTCCCGCCAGTTGGCGTGCAACTTCCGCAGATGCTCCAGCATGCTCTGGTGCACCTCGTGGATGGGCAGAAAGTTGCCAAAGATCGTCTTAATCTCGGACTTATTGAGCAGCGGATCATTGGTTTCGGCCAACTCTTccaatttgtttttgaaaagCTGTGGACGagcataaaaaaataaataaaactttcaTCGTTAAGATCATATTCAACCTACATTCAGTATGGTGTCCAATATGCCCACGTAGTTGGACTCAGTGGTATAGAAGTCCATAAAGTGATTAAAGCGCATTGATTTCTTGGCTGGTGTGGCATCGCTCGCCTCCGGCTCGGCATGCAGCAACTTATCCGACTCCAGTTTATCCGGACTGGTGGTGCAATCGAATAAACTATTTGACACGGACAGTAGACCTGCATCCGAAACGGAGGAGCGTCGTTTTCCAGAGCCCAATGGAGTGCCCTCCAGTTGGATGCGTTGCGAAAAACGCTTGCGTTTCCTTTTGTTAAAGCTAATGGGTAAGGAATCCCGACGATCTGTGTTCGGCGTATTCGTGATGCTATCCAAATACTAAGGAATCGACTATTAGTTTCAGCTTGTAAGCAATTTAATAGTGCTCTACTTACGTCGCCAAACAGATAGTCCATCTCATTGGCATAGCCATTCTGTATGGTATACCAGAACCAGTCTGATTTCAGGATATGCGTGTGATTATTCTTCGGCTCCGGCTTCGTCAAAGTCGTGTGCTCGTCAACCACCTGAACGGAAGAGAACATGGCAATTAATTTCGATGGTTCATCGTTTAGTGTGTAAAAGAGATGCAAAATGTGCTAgatcgcaaaaaaaaaaaaacaaaaatgttttgtttgctggctAATTTAGATTATACGAAACGGAGTCAATCAAGCGTCTATATAGATGGTATATATAGAGGGATATAGCTcggcacagcagcagcaagcacaATAAATTTTGAACACATtcatcaaaatgcaaaaaggccaaacaaaacatttttagtgcACATTTTTGGCAGCACTTTGAAACGGCAAAAAAGATCTTGGCGAACGAAACGAGGCAAAAGTGTGAAGCTATGGAACATTAATGCAAATTGCTTTGCCCCGAGAACGAGTAAcatttgtgtaaatatttgttagtCCAtcaagaaaataataataataattcaacCAAATGCGAATGAATCGCTCGTGCTAGACGGTTAAAGGTTTGCTCGATTTTATTCTCTTTTCCATTTAttgtttcaatttgtttatctACGCTGTTTTCTAGTTGgcatttttaacatttattcaAGCTGAACGAAAGTCTGTCTATTTAAAGTGTGTGgggtgtgtgttttgtgtgtggcaaataaatgttattcaaatatttattgtgctGCTTTGTTTGGTTgtgttttttacttttttactaTTTTGTACTTTGTGCGCTGGCCAGAAAAATATTGAGTAGACCATAGGAAACCAAAGTTATTTACAGAAGAAATTCCAGACACCGCACCAAATTAGATGTTATATGAGTTGTGACTTAAGCTACGGCATAACcattaaataacaattaacAAAACATTTGGGATGGAAGGAGGCTGGATAATGGATGGCGGGAGGATTGAGGCAAATCGCTTCGCACAGCAactgaaaaaatgttaaaaatgcTCGAACATATTTAATTCAACACAATGGAAACATGGGAAAGTGGAGCAGATGATTAAAATACATCACAGAATCATACAATTGGTATTTGAGAATATCCGAAAAGATAAAATATTTCGCAAAATCACTATACAaaggataaaaaaaaaatatttttaaaatcttcAATGTTCGACTGTATAAGAAAACAAATCTTCAATGTTCGACTGTATAAAAAAACACCTCGAAGTGGAAATATTTTGCCGTTTCAAAGTGTGTCCTCTCCATTTGAAAAGATCTTTTGGAGCAAACACTTGTGAATTTTAAAAGTACCATTGCCATGGGCTCTTCTATGTGAGCGGGGCTATGACGCCGCGTTGTCGACTCTTCGGGAGACTTAATTACTAGCACCGAGCTATGTACAGCGATCGAAGTCGATAATATGGGAGATGAcgatgttgatgatgatgatgttggcATTGCAGGCGTGACGGCAGCAGCACAGAAAGCAAATGTGTGGGTGGAGGTATCGTTGACATCCAACGTGGCGGTGCAATTAGGATTCGGATTGGGATTCAGGATGGGTGTGGATGGGTTAGTTAGGGACAAAGCGGAAACCACACCAGAGACGGGGCCGAAGAGTCGCTTGGCTGTTTTGGGCGTGGCCGTTGATCGGAGCTTGGGCGCTTTTGGCGTCTTGAAGCCACTATCCAG from Drosophila yakuba strain Tai18E2 chromosome 3L, Prin_Dyak_Tai18E2_2.1, whole genome shotgun sequence carries:
- the LOC6533371 gene encoding protein ECT2 isoform X1; translated protein: MLHLPLVQFNFGSHLGKKSSKVVTVQRQSASYFTYAAAEEVKQAKLRQAALCQVYEDFTEMSITTLPTRICLVGGVGQDADTLQAAESFGLPIVTSDTGLDILGESSEWRTFYVLDDFEGASFEAIHKQKECILGPPALKYAAEMKQTLGQNSRPIYNYAMRGVVTCFTGIRKKDELTKLVNLIHSMGGCIKKDLNTKTTHLICNHSGGEKYQYAKTFRLTVVRPAWVFAAWADRNSLEFDATQENFTKTHRLKAFEGQKICFFGFPAEEHQHMVDVLLENGGVCAELDDPECSHVVMPNTGAVFTSTSTSTDTNPSTLINPSESQIPGSSSASQAVEEEHRQAEDFEQAEIKKEEHSRTETDKGMALDMDQEQKENQGTEDEDDIHFDERLFVEAADIRNHGEDQLPESDEEDLEEEQKPKVEQVIKEQEGEEDVQASTPKTSKIRTSLKAATPLSSPEMDGIALDFESTTQNISPILRAIDECDLETDDLPPSENDLKRKRESFDNVSLMSVDSFALPASTKKPKLIRTGSISRTLRRSVSFVAEPLMKTLRPRRSSVADASSFIGSEAADNSICSLASSINLTLNESIRKPVKEKLRSFCGRITRSSSRRLDRGVDGTPECNTLLDSGFKTPKAPKLRSTATPKTAKRLFGPVSGVVSALSLTNPSTPILNPNPNPNCTATLDVNDTSTHTFAFCAAAVTPAMPTSSSSTSSSPILSTSIAVHSSVLVIKSPEESTTRRHSPAHIEEPMAMVVDEHTTLTKPEPKNNHTHILKSDWFWYTIQNGYANEMDYLFGDYLDSITNTPNTDRRDSLPISFNKRKRKRFSQRIQLEGTPLGSGKRRSSVSDAGLLSVSNSLFDCTTSPDKLESDKLLHAEPEASDATPAKKSMRFNHFMDFYTTESNYVGILDTILNLFKNKLEELAETNDPLLNKSEIKTIFGNFLPIHEVHQSMLEHLRKLHANWREDCLIGDIIIQHRDELIKAYPPYVNFFEQMKEQLQYCDREYPRFHAFLKINQTKPECGRQGLQDLMIRPVQRLPSISLLLNDILKHTTSGNADHGRLEEALKAIKQVTLHINEDKRRTESRMAIFDIFNDIEGCPAHLVSSNRSFILKCEVNELSDSLSGRGDSLVLYLFSDSIELCKRRSKGFNTAKSPSTAKTHKHLKLISLNTIRLVIDISDSPRAFGLLLRGDKEKLYTFTISDEETDKSVYVKKLCNQIAAHTCRTDADKLLICRTSQELEVDISDVNVSTLSKAFKLAAKTRLKVGRAFSFNKTPNKLKRAVSTMMTSPFGSTNSLTPASQLAQMRLASCTNINEVDDEDCASMRSSSPSTQSEMLVVPPLSVQPTRKNKAVVGRI
- the LOC6533371 gene encoding protein ECT2 isoform X2, whose translation is MEMETIEEQSKCEMSITTLPTRICLVGGVGQDADTLQAAESFGLPIVTSDTGLDILGESSEWRTFYVLDDFEGASFEAIHKQKECILGPPALKYAAEMKQTLGQNSRPIYNYAMRGVVTCFTGIRKKDELTKLVNLIHSMGGCIKKDLNTKTTHLICNHSGGEKYQYAKTFRLTVVRPAWVFAAWADRNSLEFDATQENFTKTHRLKAFEGQKICFFGFPAEEHQHMVDVLLENGGVCAELDDPECSHVVMPNTGAVFTSTSTSTDTNPSTLINPSESQIPGSSSASQAVEEEHRQAEDFEQAEIKKEEHSRTETDKGMALDMDQEQKENQGTEDEDDIHFDERLFVEAADIRNHGEDQLPESDEEDLEEEQKPKVEQVIKEQEGEEDVQASTPKTSKIRTSLKAATPLSSPEMDGIALDFESTTQNISPILRAIDECDLETDDLPPSENDLKRKRESFDNVSLMSVDSFALPASTKKPKLIRTGSISRTLRRSVSFVAEPLMKTLRPRRSSVADASSFIGSEAADNSICSLASSINLTLNESIRKPVKEKLRSFCGRITRSSSRRLDRGVDGTPECNTLLDSGFKTPKAPKLRSTATPKTAKRLFGPVSGVVSALSLTNPSTPILNPNPNPNCTATLDVNDTSTHTFAFCAAAVTPAMPTSSSSTSSSPILSTSIAVHSSVLVIKSPEESTTRRHSPAHIEEPMAMVVDEHTTLTKPEPKNNHTHILKSDWFWYTIQNGYANEMDYLFGDYLDSITNTPNTDRRDSLPISFNKRKRKRFSQRIQLEGTPLGSGKRRSSVSDAGLLSVSNSLFDCTTSPDKLESDKLLHAEPEASDATPAKKSMRFNHFMDFYTTESNYVGILDTILNLFKNKLEELAETNDPLLNKSEIKTIFGNFLPIHEVHQSMLEHLRKLHANWREDCLIGDIIIQHRDELIKAYPPYVNFFEQMKEQLQYCDREYPRFHAFLKINQTKPECGRQGLQDLMIRPVQRLPSISLLLNDILKHTTSGNADHGRLEEALKAIKQVTLHINEDKRRTESRMAIFDIFNDIEGCPAHLVSSNRSFILKCEVNELSDSLSGRGDSLVLYLFSDSIELCKRRSKGFNTAKSPSTAKTHKHLKLISLNTIRLVIDISDSPRAFGLLLRGDKEKLYTFTISDEETDKSVYVKKLCNQIAAHTCRTDADKLLICRTSQELEVDISDVNVSTLSKAFKLAAKTRLKVGRAFSFNKTPNKLKRAVSTMMTSPFGSTNSLTPASQLAQMRLASCTNINEVDDEDCASMRSSSPSTQSEMLVVPPLSVQPTRKNKAVVGRI
- the LOC6533371 gene encoding protein ECT2 isoform X3, which encodes MESGEKTTKGRWKLILGPPALKYAAEMKQTLGQNSRPIYNYAMRGVVTCFTGIRKKDELTKLVNLIHSMGGCIKKDLNTKTTHLICNHSGGEKYQYAKTFRLTVVRPAWVFAAWADRNSLEFDATQENFTKTHRLKAFEGQKICFFGFPAEEHQHMVDVLLENGGVCAELDDPECSHVVMPNTGAVFTSTSTSTDTNPSTLINPSESQIPGSSSASQAVEEEHRQAEDFEQAEIKKEEHSRTETDKGMALDMDQEQKENQGTEDEDDIHFDERLFVEAADIRNHGEDQLPESDEEDLEEEQKPKVEQVIKEQEGEEDVQASTPKTSKIRTSLKAATPLSSPEMDGIALDFESTTQNISPILRAIDECDLETDDLPPSENDLKRKRESFDNVSLMSVDSFALPASTKKPKLIRTGSISRTLRRSVSFVAEPLMKTLRPRRSSVADASSFIGSEAADNSICSLASSINLTLNESIRKPVKEKLRSFCGRITRSSSRRLDRGVDGTPECNTLLDSGFKTPKAPKLRSTATPKTAKRLFGPVSGVVSALSLTNPSTPILNPNPNPNCTATLDVNDTSTHTFAFCAAAVTPAMPTSSSSTSSSPILSTSIAVHSSVLVIKSPEESTTRRHSPAHIEEPMAMVVDEHTTLTKPEPKNNHTHILKSDWFWYTIQNGYANEMDYLFGDYLDSITNTPNTDRRDSLPISFNKRKRKRFSQRIQLEGTPLGSGKRRSSVSDAGLLSVSNSLFDCTTSPDKLESDKLLHAEPEASDATPAKKSMRFNHFMDFYTTESNYVGILDTILNLFKNKLEELAETNDPLLNKSEIKTIFGNFLPIHEVHQSMLEHLRKLHANWREDCLIGDIIIQHRDELIKAYPPYVNFFEQMKEQLQYCDREYPRFHAFLKINQTKPECGRQGLQDLMIRPVQRLPSISLLLNDILKHTTSGNADHGRLEEALKAIKQVTLHINEDKRRTESRMAIFDIFNDIEGCPAHLVSSNRSFILKCEVNELSDSLSGRGDSLVLYLFSDSIELCKRRSKGFNTAKSPSTAKTHKHLKLISLNTIRLVIDISDSPRAFGLLLRGDKEKLYTFTISDEETDKSVYVKKLCNQIAAHTCRTDADKLLICRTSQELEVDISDVNVSTLSKAFKLAAKTRLKVGRAFSFNKTPNKLKRAVSTMMTSPFGSTNSLTPASQLAQMRLASCTNINEVDDEDCASMRSSSPSTQSEMLVVPPLSVQPTRKNKAVVGRI